Genomic DNA from Bemisia tabaci chromosome 2, PGI_BMITA_v3:
TAGGTACAGGAAGTAAACCGGCATGAAGGAAAGCGGAGACAAGATCAATCAATATACAGAGAGAAGATAGAAAGATGGTAACCATGGAAATTACATTCCTTAACATACCGCGCCCCTTGAACCCTGCAAGGGATTCAACAGAATCTTTCAGGGACTTAATAACGGTGCAGACTTACAAATCGGTCTGGTTATGTCACCATTACTATTGAAAAGTTCAGCAACTCTGATGTGTCCATCCTTGccgtaaaataaattattcaccTGTCCAAAAATCCAGCAGGCCggtaaaaaattagaactagaATTTTGAATTAACACAAGTGTACCTGGTTTTAAATCAGCTTGAGGATACTTCCATTTGGAACGTCGTCGCAACTCAAATAAATATTCCGTCTCCCATCTAATCCAAAACTGCCTAAATCTATTTTGTAATAATGTCCAACGATCATTTAATTTGACAGACTCAATGTTGGACCTTGAAGTGTGGAACGGAGGTGCGGTCAATTCTTGTCCGATTAAAAAATGAGCGGGAGTGAGAGGTGTTAAATTATTTGGATCATCACTCATAGCTGTTGGGGGACGAGAATTCAAACAAGCCTCTACTTGTGCAAGCAACGTTGTTTGGAATTCTTCACGagtgaaaacaaaatttcctgTAACTCTTTTCAGGTGGAATTTTAGTGATTTAATTGCAGCCTCGTATAATCCCCCAATTGAGGAGCTCTTGGTGGAATAAAATGCCAATATATAGAGTTACCAGATAGAACATGCTGAAATGTTTCATCATTAGAAAGCGAGGACAACATACCGTGCAATTCTTTATTAGTGCGAATAAAGGTTTTGGAATTATCTGAGTAGATATCTGAGGGGATCCCTCTTCTGGAAATAAACCTTCTTAAAGCGGCAATAAAATCATTTGCAGATAAATTACTTACTGATTCACAATAAATTGTCTTTGTTGCAAAGCAAACGAATAATGAAACATATGATTTCACTCTTTCTTTACTCTTAGAGTATGGTTTTAGAAAAATAGGACCACAAAAATCGactcttcaaattttgacaggtCGCAGCTCAGTTACTCGGTGAGATGGCAATGGTGCCATAATTTGGGTCAGAAGTTTAGGGCGAACAACTCTACATATGAAACAATTGCGTACGGTGAAATAAGCTTCAGATCTTCCTTTTAAAGGCCAGAACCGTTGACGTATTGAAGCCAGCAAAGCTTGAGGGCCTGGAAGAAATAGTCGAACAGAATGttcatgtttcaaaattaagtttgtCAATTTATGTCTATTTGATAATACTGTAGGAAATTTTTGTGCGTAAAAAATTTTTGCATTACGTAAACGACCATTGACCCTTAAAACTCCAGTTTCATCAAGGAAGGGATTTAATGCTAAAAGTATGCTTTTTTTGTGTAAAGCACCAGAAGGCAGATCTGAAATGTCATGCCAAAATACTTACGATTGGgcaattttattcaatttatttaaagaacTGTCGCATTCAGCTGCTGTTAATTCTCCAATCTTTCTACATAGCTTGTTTTTagacttgaaattgaaaataaaccgtTGAACATATGCAAAAACTCTTATCAGCTGAGAAAGGGAAgagtatttttcaaagaagtCAAAGGGATTAACCGAAATTAGTTGTGAAGTACAAGAAGACTACACTTCAGTAGACAAATCATCATACCGAATATCTTGATGACAGTGTTGGAAAATACCCGGGTTATGTAACATTTCTGGTCCATGCCACCATAAATTTGAGTTCATTAAAGTCGAAGACCGAACCCCACGAGAAATTAAATCAGCAGGATTTTGATCTGATGATACATGACGCCAATGAGCATTTTTAGTATTCAACTGCATTTCAGCCACTCTATTCGCTACAAAAGTTTTCCAACGATTTGGACGTTCACGAATGCAGTCAAGAGTGATCGTCGAATCAGTCCACAAGAAAATCGCCGAAAAGGGCATCCGCATAGCATTTAAAACTTGAGATAATAATCGTGATAAAAGTAATGCCCCGCATATAATAGTTCTAATCTTAGTAAACTAGTAGAATGCAAAGGAGCCACGCGGGATTTTGAAATGAATAATTGACAGTGAGAAGTTTTGTCTTTATCAGTCGAATGAACGTAAGTACAAGCACTGTAAGCTCGGATTGACACATCAGAAAAACCATGCAACTCTACATTAACAGCATAAGGACTAAGGAGAGCCAAGCATAagccaagggtgtcaccactgcggtggatgacgtcaaaaacccgacttttcaatgcGCAATACCTCtcttaatattgaacgtaggtaGTTACTGTTTGGACTAATCTATTATTTTCAGCCAATCTAAAAGAAGCAAAcatgaaaacacgattctatgaccagcgcaactgacccatcgaaTCGGaagttgttttttctccaaagttcctgaaaagtaAATAAACTAACCGAGTTTGAATcgaatttaagaaaattttcgGTCTTACCATCATGGAACTTGGAAAATTAACAAAGCAAAGAATATATTTCCTTTCTTCCTCACTGAAGAAGTGCACAGTGAATACCATCGAGAAAATTTCCTTCGTTGTTTCCTCAAACTGAAGAACTTTTCGTTTCTGTTCTGAATGAAAAAAACGTGAAAGATGTCTTGAATGTACAAAAGTATATTCTCTGACTGAATCCTAGAGGCACGCCAATAGAAAATGTAGAAGTACACAAAGAGAACATCGTTCATTTTGTTGTGTTCTTTTTATTTCATagagaaataattaatttaccgtACATTCATCTTTATTTCCAGCAAATATTTTGGCTCCCAAATTGATATACACAGTGGAGGAATAGACCTACTTTTTCCTCACCATGAAAATGAAGAAGCTCAATGCTGTGCCTATCATAATATCTCACAATGGGTCAACTATTGGATTCACTCAGGTATTTTGGAGTATCTATCTTGATGTATTTCTCCGTCTAGATCCCACTTAGcacagaatcatcatcattaatataaacttcgaaggattcagactttcagcgattctgcctttttctatttcactcgaggggaagtgtcccctcccggactctcttccccacccggtgactgacgctgcgctgtgtcagggaccagttctataggaccctggactcccgtaagagtcaatgtaaaaattcgtgagcaggtactagtgctgctatcgcgcgtaggatcctcgcaactcactgctgttatcagttgttggacttcattaaaattcgtaggatcgcgtataactgcgaaaaatcgaatttttcgccATACACTAACATGCGGCGGGCCCTTCCTcgtcgaaaggggtcgaaaaacgccaaaaatatacttatttttcaagaattcagccgccttatgtgttatttttcaatctccggcttaacctcacttttggagcgggcgatggatgagtcgaggttcggggggaaggatcctctgagttgactaggatcctacgcgagaatgcgctgcaatcacccgctcacaccagaacggcgtcctatagaactcgtccctggctGTGTTGAACGGTTCatcctgaacctttcccctacgtctgactgttccccactcctctgtcaatcgaaccatatgccaccgcttacgtattgtcgctcgcccacccaggtacctagcggccagcggtcagttgatgataaatctcgctcatgctcctatgcagctacgcattgattacgccagctaattactttctaataattagaatttcttcgataatagttttctttatttattcgactgtatttttttctctgttctactgtgatttccttggttctctatactgtgtttttcctaaatctctgagtcagaaatctgaagcacttcggtatgcaccgagtacttcagatgtgtgacctgagaccttcggtatataccgaattacttcaattgtctgacccaaacttcggcagatggacctcaacttttcggatgcgtgatccgaaaacttcagagatccatatgatctcagcttcgggttccatgcacaaattttttcctccgtgtttccttttaggggacgcaactaaaatttcagtaaatttttttcagaaaagtaaagaaaaaaaaaagtggctaacgatggttcctcaccttcacgtggtgctggctgtttttactaagtgggaaccgtccattttaagatatagtctatttcttgccctgccattattattctacaagttaattgtggagtgagaatttcataatgttttctatgaaatcttcaaaatatagtgataaaaaatttgcaattactacaaaatcggctcggaatgtcactcgcgtagcgagtgaccgggggtccagggggcgtagcccccggctaggcgtgacataatactacaatagtactgacacgtcagtagtgtcagtatttatttaatgctgatgtatcctgatttaatattatatcaagactATGTCAGTATTTATTAGTCATtgatttggagctgtcaaaatattgtcacAGTATTGGCCGGAAAGATTGATAtcatatggaaatcagggttatgacaaggtcatcagaacACTGCAGGACACTGACAGTATATATGCAATACTACCTTGATACTGACAATACGTATGCAATACGAGGTATGATCCATTAGATGAACTTTGGCCATTGTGGGCCAACAGATGATCGGATCGACGTTTTCTTGGGTTTATCCGATTTCTGATAAACTGACAAGCACGTTGGTTTTTACGGATTTCAATTACAGGGTGGCCAAAaatctggaaaaccgggaattgtcagggaatttgtaacgacctggaaaagtcagggaatgtcagggaattttgacaGAAAGTCAGGGAACTTTATTCCGCTTACGTTGTTCGTGTTTGCTGTGCGGCTGTGATGACTCTCTCTAGCGCATTTCCAGTGAACTATTTGTTGATTGTTTCACCTGACTTCCGCTACTGGCGCTGCTATCGGCGAGCGGCGCTTGGTGAAATGTGATTGGTCGTTTCTGCCGCTGATGATTTCTCTCGGTAATACGTGCAATGCGGGTTGCTTACCTATCGtctcgccaaaaaaattcttatgcGCGGACCGTCTATGGTTTTGGTTGTGACTGTTCTGTTGTGCTTAGTGACATAACCTCAACTTTTTTCTCTCGTGATCTCGCACTCATACCGCGGTCTAAATGCTTCGACGAAGAATGGACTCAAGCAGCAAGTTTTGGTAagtgaaatattttcatcttcTAAGTATCATCATTTATGAGATGGCACGAGCGGAGTGAACCGTTAGGAAAGAAGTTTCACATTAATTAGCGATGACTGAGTTCATCTGCTACCTAGCtgcattttgaatattttgatagATTTGTCTCATCTATCTCCGCGGAGATCTCTGTATTTTCATCGCTCTTTTGGTTGAGTAAGCAATGTGACTAGATTACAACAAATATTAAATGGTAACTCTCTCTTTCAGTTGTTAAGTATTGTGATCGAAGCTTCTACTGACTGAGCATCGGATTTACAACCTTTCGTTATTTTTTAACCTGGTTAAAGTTTGACTGAAGGATAATTACTTTAGTCCCAACATAGCTGAAAGTATCATTCAAGCCATAAACAACCATGTTtacctcttaaaattttggacaaaagcATTCAAAGATTTGCTTTGACAGGGGGTTTACTTCAACCAGGAACGGTAGAATCGGCTCTGGAGACGGCTCTAATTTTCAGTTTCATTTGACATTGATTGTTGTGCAAGCAAATAAAGATCGTTGTATAGTGAAGAATTGACATTGTATATGCCAATAATACATAGTACTTAAAGTCAGAACTCTCTCAGTTACGGACCTCATTCACAACAGAATCTGTTTGATGTTCTCCCTTTCTCCGCCATCAAAAATCAGAGCTCCCTAGCAGTTCTAGCATCAGCATTCGCTCTTTTATTTAGTTTTGTAACACAAGCTCTTGTTTAGCGTTTGAGATGGGGGCAAAAATCAAAAGGCAGGTGAAGTCTTGTTTGAACTGAACTCAACCCAGCAGTAGTCTTTATCTTtattatcttttcttttttcagaatgCAGTAATCATGAAGCCGAAACACACCCGCTACCAAATATCCTGGTCTTTAGACCCTGCACTGTATTGGGCTGTTGCAGACACAGCAAGTGTTCATAACGCCAGATGTTCCTTGTGCAACACGTCCATTTCCCTGAGCAATATGGGCAAGCAAGCATTGTTAAGTCATGCTAAAGGAAAACGACATGTAAGTGCAGTTAGTGCGCAAACCCTGTCAAACTCATTGTCAAATTACTGTAAACCTGTGTCCTATAGCACGAAAGAAACTGTCAGAGATTCTAGCACGGGTTCCGGTGAAACATCATCTGTTTCTGTCACATCAAAAGAGGCATCATCTGTTTCTGTCACATCAAAAGAGGCATCATCTGTTTCTGTCCCATCAAATAATACTAGTTCCATAGGACCTATGAATCTTTATGTTTCCAAAGAACTTGTAGCCAAAGCAGAAATACTCACTTGTTTGAACGTTGTTAAGAACCATGTATCTTATCGAAGTGCGGGATCTATTGTATCACTTGATCCGATCAAGTATCCGGATTCAAATATTGCAAAACAAATACACCTGCAGAGAACTAAAATTTCTTATTCAATAGTATATGGTTTGGCATCCtattttcatcataatttaCTAAAGACTCTCCAAAAATGTTCTGAGTTTACCATTGGTTTCGATGAATCTCTAAATAAAGTAGCCCAAAAAGGGCAGATGGATGTAAATGTTATATATTGGTGTGCTGACACCAATGAAGTCAAAACCAGTTACTATTCATCAGCCTTCCTTCAGGGAGCCAAAGCTATAGATTTATTAGAAGGTCTAATTTCTGTTATTGAGTCATTGAATTTAGAGAAAGTAATGAGTGTTTCAATGGATGGGCCTAATGTAAACATAAAATTTCTTAAAGATTTCGAAAATCTTATTTTAGAGAAGAACCCTCTCGCCAAAATGTTATTATTTATTGGTACCTGTGGATTGCATGTGTTAAACAATTCTTTTAAAGTTGGTATTAAGGCAACAAACTGGAAGCTGACATCGTATTTTTCTAACTCTTATTATTTGTTTAAAGACAAGCCCACCCGAAAAGGACTGTATACCCAATATTCCGGTAgtgaaatttttcccaaaaagcaCTGTTCTGTAAGGTGGCTAGAGAATACGGAAGTTGCCTCTACGGCTATTCTAACCTTACCGCATATTAGAGCTTTTATAAAAGGTgttgaaaatgacaaaaacgAGCCGGACAGTGACAGTTATAAAAGTGTCAAACAATTTGTTAAGGATCCTCTTCTAAAgccaaaattatgttttttcctCAGTTATTCCTCAGAGTTTAAGGAATTCCTCACTAGATTCCAGTCAGATTGGCCATTAGCACCGTTCCTATATAGGCACTTGCACAGGCTCTTGCAAGAACTTTTAATGAAATTTGTAAAACCATCAGTGATTAAAGAAGCTGATTCTATAACCAAAATTGACctgaaaaaacaggaaaacctCCTTGCAGCTAATAAAATTATACTGAGTCCGTCGACCAAAAGGGCTCTCGCTGAAATTAGGGCTAATGAGGCAGTTCGGCTGGTGAGGGATTGGCTTAAAAGCTATTGCactttatgtaaaatttcaccagaaaaacgatgagcacaataaaaagttttgaaaaaaattgctaaggggagaaaatgcgattttaaaatcgtgccCCTCAAAAACGTTATTTGAATCCGGGCCGTGGCGCGGACGCCGATTTTTGACGTCACACTTTAGGTGaccacccttggtttattccgagttagctgctgcccggtttgtttatttagcgaaaggttctagctgtatattgtgattatgtgatttagtggtaaaatttgacgagaaatttgttgaaacatttggtttcgtccgaaattaactctttcttgatgaaaaaaggcgttaaagttcgcgaaatttattcaccgggcgaccgcgagtgagcatcggctatcggaaacgacgggctcgtaaacaaacgaagattgataacaggaaggatccaaacaactcggaatcttttaattttctttacctttaaaccatttctgacttctacaaagcatctgacaatcagtttcatcgtattttacaacctggagctagagtctatcggctcattgtgatgtgtattcagagcattctgaaacagaaagtcagttctCACAAGTTCACACCACCAGACATTCTTTTCtgatggttcttcaaattaacagttcagaagtaaattagagactacagtaacttaatccactcctgccctttccttcagtgtttgttcgtgtctgttctttatgcgttaccactctagtgcatacaccggtaatgtaggttagataggtataatcgcatattttctactagcagtaccttctcttaagcgttctaatttagcaaagaaattccaccagttgcagaaaattgtgtgcgtaatgaataagtgaatatgaatacctccttttggtgactcaaagtGTCTCAGATCCGTCTCAAGGAGGTTTTGcatgtaggtgcatgatcagttttgccagatgaaattactgccctagcagcttcaaatttatactttgatctctgattcactaataaatgacactttatggtgtcatttatattcaATCAGctcaaagctaattcgacaattaatcatcaaaggtccgattgaggaagaaattttccggtgagtgccacggctgaatcaacattccaactagacttgcgaaggtatcaaccaggaaatgatcatctgtctcgaagtgaaatttttttcattgcatcatacactttaacaggtaagataatTATAATTACGGAGGTACTATCAGGTTAAACACACAAGTTAAGTGTAACATTTACATTAAGTATGTTTAACTTTGtggataatgattaatgaaaaaGCGAGGAAAAGTAGTGGCATGGCTAATCTGAGAAAGTACTTACCTAGATTCACTAAGTTTTAGTCTGATTGCTTCTCTTGATGTcctaatggaaaaattattcgacaaaatttctgaaatgtgtGCGATATTTATATCTTCTACGTGCAGAAAGTTTTGTGAATATGTAGAGCAGTAAGTCGacttgttttccatttaaaatctaaaCTTAAAGTAGAAGTTTTGAACACCGTAGTCAATAcgtaattgaggcactggatgcaaaaaggccctttctcggttgcagtgtttgagagtcacctctaatatttcattctttgaaaggaaagtgaatgcatcaagTGAACTAGTTGACTCTCAAGCAGAAATACCAGGAACAGTAGGACAATCATCTCATAATTGTCTcttaaatatgaaaataaaaactctgaaaattatctgagaaagcACTTGAGACCGATTTCCATATTCTTAGATGAAGTATAGCCTGCGTTTAAAAtcacaatatttcaaattttccatagtGCTTAAGGCCTGCAGCACAACCTTACCTTTCAAGGCAGGAAAAACACCATGGAACCTCCATCATTGGCAACTTCCAGCTAAGGCTTTCAGATTACTTCATCCGTGTCTCAGTGGAGAGAAGCTGTAGGATTACCTCATTCCCACGATTTCTTTACTTCACCTACATTTCATGTTGTACTCCTCTTCAAGTATATGACTGCAGATGAGcagatttagaaatttttaatgcacacCGCACCTAAGAAATGAAAGA
This window encodes:
- the LOC109035663 gene encoding uncharacterized protein; the encoded protein is MKPKHTRYQISWSLDPALYWAVADTASVHNARCSLCNTSISLSNMGKQALLSHAKGKRHVSAVSAQTLSNSLSNYCKPVSYSTKETVRDSSTGSGETSSVSVTSKEASSVSVTSKEASSVSVPSNNTSSIGPMNLYVSKELVAKAEILTCLNVVKNHVSYRSAGSIVSLDPIKYPDSNIAKQIHLQRTKISYSIVYGLASYFHHNLLKTLQKCSEFTIGFDESLNKVAQKGQMDVNVIYWCADTNEVKTSYYSSAFLQGAKAIDLLEGLISVIESLNLEKVMSVSMDGPNVNIKFLKDFENLILEKNPLAKMLLFIGTCGLHVLNNSFKVGIKATNWKLTSYFSNSYYLFKDKPTRKGLYTQYSGSEIFPKKHCSVRWLENTEVASTAILTLPHIRAFIKGVENDKNEPDSDSYKSVKQFVKDPLLKPKLCFFLSYSSEFKEFLTRFQSDWPLAPFLYRHLHRLLQELLMKFVKPSVIKEADSITKIDLKKQENLLAANKIILSPSTKRALAEIRANEAVRLVRDWLKSYCTLCKISPEKR